tttgaataaattaaGAGAATTGGCAGCCAATTTGACTAGTGCTACTTTATCTGTCCCATCAAAGGAACAAGACCAAGTTTCTGGCCCAAGAGGAACTACTTTGAAATCTATTTTGGCTTCTGTTGAACCAAACACAGTCACTGTTGAATTGCACCAACCAACATCAGATGAAGTGTACATTCATGGTATCAAATCCTCTGTGGCAACTgtcaagaaagaaattgaaagtgTTTTGGCAGATGCTAAAGAGTTTGGTAATGAATATAGTACTACTATTCAAGTACCATCTCAAGTTCTTTCAAGATTGATTGGTAAGAATGGTGCtaatttgaatcaaattagAGATGAATTTGGTACCAGAATTGATGTTCCTCttgaaaaagatgaatCCAAAGATAAGTCATCATCCAAGACCGAAGTGACAATCACTGGTGTTAAGAGAAATGTTgaagaaaccaaaaccaaagtCTCAGCATTGGCCAAGAGATGGGCTGATGAAACTTTGGTCAGATTGAGAGTTGAAAGTCAATATCATAGAAGAATGATTGGACCACGTGCTGTCTACATCAACCGTTTACAAGATAAATACAATGTCAAGATTAGGTTCCCATCAGAAAACTCAGCCAATTTTGCTGATGCTCCAAACTCTAAAGATGAAGTTACCATCAAAGGTCCATCTAAAGGTGTTGCCAAAGCCGAAGAAGAGTTGAAGGAATTGTATGCCtttgaaaaagagaatGGTTTCAAACAAGTTGTTCAAATTCCATTGAAAGCAATTGCTAGAGTTATAGGTAAAGCTGGGGAAACCATTAATGATATTGCTGATGGTACAGGTGTTGAATACACTTTCAACCGTGATAGTGAAGAAACTAAAGGTCATTCTGAAGTTGAATTGACCGGTTCAAAATCTGCTTTGAAAGAAGCTGTTGCCaaaattcaagaaattattgatgaagttgaaaACTTTGTTTCACGTTCCATTAAAGTTGAGCCAATTTATCATCGTGATTTAATTGGTCCAGGTGGTTCCATTATGAAAGAAATTATTTCTAAAGCTGGTGGTGATGAAGTACCAAGAAATAGACAAtacaaattattgaatattCCTAATGAAGGTTCTGGTAGTAATGAAGTTACATCTCAAGGTGacaaaaatattgttgataaaatcattgctgcaattgaaaaaattgttgaagaaaaaagagcTTCTGTAActcaagaaattgatttaccTAAAGAAAAACATAGATTAATTATTGGTCCAAACGGTACCATCCGTCATTCATTGCAATCTGAATTTGGCGTTACTATTGAAATTCCAAGACCAAATGACGAATCCACTGTGGTCAAAATTACTGGGTTACCAGACAAAATCGATAGTGCCAAAGCCAagattgaagaattgactAAAGATGACTGGAATGAATCTATTGACGTTCCAGCAGCTTATCATGTCTTAGTTAGTGAAAGAGGTGCcattttcaagaaattaaagaatgACTTTAATGTTGAAGTTGCTCATGGTAATTTTACGAGATTAgctaataaattatctGCAGCACCAATCCCAACCCCACCAGAATCAGCCTATCCTCAAAAAGATGGGgaattgtttaaattcaCCATTGTTGACGCTAATGATTCTGCATCTGCAACTACTGCTGCCGCCTCAGAAGAAATAATTCCTTGGAGATTGAAAGGATCTGAAGAAGCCACAGCCAAGGCAGCTAAATTTATTAACGAAAAATTAGATTTAGCCAAGAAttccaaatcaattggatGGTTTTACGCTTCGCAACCATCAGTTTTCTCTAAAGTTATTGGGCCACAAGGTTCTAAAGTTAATCAAATTAgaaagaaatcaaacacATTTATTACTGTTCCTAGAGCTACTGATAAAAACGCTGctaatttcatttatttagttggtgatgaagataatttgaatatcGCCAAAAAGGAAATTGAAAGCTTGTTGTAAATAGATTGATATACTTAGATTAAGTTAACCTAAGTTGAATTAGGTGtatattttgaatgaaaccccaaaaaaaattattagatttttttttttttctaatcGTATTTTGTAATGTTTCAGTTATCGTTTATCTACTgtcacaacaacaacatcaccCCCTTAGGCTTTAAATAAAATCTCTCCATGTTTTGgttcccttttttttttgtttcccatttgttttcttcttggtgtcACAAACACAACTGAgatgaaagaagaaaaaaggTTGCGAAAATGCCataaattacaacaacacaCGTGACTCACATGGAACCAAGTagccaataataataatgaattatcatcaattagCACACGACCTGAAGACaccatttcttttcttttttcttgtcaatAGAGAAATACAAAGATGATGTTATATACGATTCATAGAAAGAATTACCACATGTTTGGCGTCATCTCGCCTACTCGTTCTCCTCTTAATCATTAAGCCTCAAAATATTCTTGGTCTTTATCTTGCTTTTAaatgtttcaattcatcattaattaattgcCAAGAAGAGTAAGACAAATTGGTGCCATTCAcgtaaatcaattattgtGGTTGCACTTGTAGTTGTTTGGCCACAGTTTTTTAGATAATTGGTTAGGTACTTCAACGCcttgattaattgatcaagTTCAAAATTGTATAAAGAAAACCTGATAAACGACTGAAATTGATATGGGAGAGTGTGATATATACGTAATAAGGATAAGTGAAGAAAGGAAAACGGCATTTTGTTATAAACTAATTTAAAATACACACTAAACATTCTTTCTTTACCATTGTAACAGTTGCTCCTGCGTTATTAAATGATTCTAGTGGTTGCATTTAGTACggataaaaaagaaatagacaaatttatattatattcGCCGTAGGACAAATACAGGTGATTCTCGTTTTTTATTCATCAGTACGCCACAATAATGACAAATTTAAATCTTGACTAACAAAGTcataaaaagaaatttttttttcttatttgccttttattttttatagGTTGCATCTTAGCAGCTTTactttgttgaaaaaaaaaaaacttataAAAGTAACATAAAGTCCCAGTCTCTTAAtctttttagtttattgtttcatttCCTTTTGGTTTCCCCTTTCCTCCTGAGAAGGCTTATCACTTTTATCAATTACACCCATACTAATACCTTACACAACTTCAAGATGGGTTTTACTGATTTATATAAACCTCTGGAAAGTCCCGAGAAGAGGTCAGACACCAACACCGATAATTTGAGTGAATATTCCACTGATCATGAAATAGAAGCTGGTGTTCAATTGGATCAAAATGTCAAACAAATTGGCATAATTTCAGCCACTTTTCTTATTATCAACAGATGTATTGGTGCTGGTATTTTTGCTACTGGTTCCACAATTTATACTTTGTCAGGTAGTGTTGGAAcatcattgattttatGGGTTGCCGGTACTTTAATTGCCTTTGCCGGATTATTAGTTTATATGGAATTTGGGTCTGTTTTAACTAGAAATGGGTCCGAAGTCGTTTATCTTCAACATATTTACAAAAGCCCAAGATTCTTGGTTATTTCATCATATGCAGTGTATGCCCTCACTATGCCTTGGACTGCTGGTAATAGTGTAGTCACTGGAGAATATATTTTAACCGCCGCTGGAAAAGAAGTCACACAATGGAATTCAAGAGGTATTGCCTTGGCTGTTGTCACCTTTGCCTTCTTAATCAATGCTATCAATGCCAAGGCAGGGTTGTTTATGGCAAACACTTTGGGTTCATTCAAAATTGTcattattttattcattattattactggATGGGTCGGTCTTGGTAACGGTATCAAGACTGGTCATTTTGAACCAACTCATAATTTCCACAACGCCTTTGAAGGTCAAACACCAACTGGCTATGGTATCTGTGTTGCCTTGTATAACGTCATTTGGAGTTTTGTTGGATACAGTAATGCGCTGTATGCTTTGGGTGAAGTTAAAAACCCAATGAAGGTGCTTAAAGTATCAGCACCACTTGCACTTTTAGGTATAGCCATTGCCTATATGTTGGTTAATATTGCTTACTATGCCGTTGTCCCAGTTGACGTTATTGCTGCTAGTAAAAGAATTTTGGTAGCAGACTTTTTCTATTATGCATTTGGTTCTAAAGCCAGTAAAGCTGCTGCCGTTTTCGTTGCTTTATCTGCTTGGGGTAATGTTATGTCAGTTATTTTCTCACAAGGTAGAATCATCACCCAACTTGGTCGTTCTGGTGTCATTCCATTTTCTCGTTTCTTTGGAAGTAGTAAACCTTTCAACACTCCATTCACCGGTTTACTTGAACATTGGATAATTGGAGTCATTTTCATCTGTGCCGTTCCACCAGGTGATTCATATAACTTTATTCTTAACTTGGTGTCTTATCCTTTGAATGTGATCAACACTTTATTAGGTGCTGGGTTGGTATGGATCTATATCAGAAAATACCAGGGCAAATACGAATGGAACCCAAAGATTAAAGCAACTTTCCCAGTGGCAGtgtttttcttcttatCTTCATTATATCTTGTTGCTGCTCCCTATATTCCTCCATCAGAAGGTCAATCCGTTTATGAAAAACTCCCGTACTGGTTACATGCTGTTGTCACTTGGGGTGTTTTTGGACTCGGTGGAATTTACTGGGTCATCTGGACTCAATTATTGCCACGTTTTGGCGGTTACaaattggttgaaaaagaagttcTTGGTGAAGATGGATTCTGgagaaataaaatatataaagtTTCAAAAGATAGTACCGAGGAGGAAATACAGCAGCAAGTTGAAGCTGCAGTTGAAGCTGAAGGAAATAAACttaagtaaaaaaaaaaaaaaattagacGCTTTTCAGTTCGATTTTTCTCGTATTGTTAATTATATATTCTATTAGTTTTAGTATCACTTTTAATTTGGGAGGGTAAGTCATTATTTAATACATATAATGTTTTAATTGTTATATTCGACAATGTTTCCAATGTAGTTGGTGGGGGTTAGATATAGTGGTAAAGTGGAAAACAGTATTgaacatttttttgtttatattcaCACGACCAACAgattaatgaaattcaagagaaaattttttttgtagcATTTTGAATCACGAATACTCTTTGGTGTGCTTTTGTTAAGACGTATCCAACAACCTGTAtaaccaaagaaaaaagatgCCAATCAAAGCCATACCTAAAGTTTCCATAGCCAGAAATGGGATAGGAGCATTTGTGAATCCGTGTCATAGAATAACAGTACAGTATTGTAACTGGGGAGGATCATCTACTCATCTTCGTGAATTATTAACCAATGGAGGATTGAATAATTATGCTAAATCCAAACCAGACATCTTTTTTGAGATTAAACAATTACGTGGTCATcctaaattgattttccaTTATAACAATAACGTTACTAAAGAGGTGGAGATAAAgaatattaaacaaaatgaGATTATCAAAACTCTTACTGAATACAGTCAACGATCAGGTAAtgaattgttcaaatttaatcataaagtcaaatcaatcaatgattCTGTTAGGGGTATTTGGTCACCATTACAAGTTCCAAAAGGTTATAGACATAAAATCTAAGTTAATGAAATATCGTGTAAATAGATTGAATAAACGGAGAAAGAGTTTGTCATACTTTATAAAGAGCTTGTTTCTGAGGTATGGAAATCGAAAGCTAGTCTCTATATACTAGGCCAGGACTCACATAGAGTAACTGTAAATGTTATTGTAGCTTTGAAGCTTCTATTAAGGTGGTTTAATATATAATTCCTTTAGTTGTAGTATAAGCTATCACTTTATTCTAGACGCTTGAGTGAACCCTTTCAAGTGTAGATACCACATTTAGGAAGATATAATAAGGTTTACGGTTACCCTCGGGATATGGAAGACAAGAAAGTGGTTATATTAGTGCTACTAGTATGTATCCGCATGTGCAGGTCCCCATTAAATTTTCGCCCCACACAGAAAACCTAAAAAACTacacaatttcaattgtagCTAatgtaatttatttttttacttGTCCATAATTTACACACATCTTAATACACATTTCATTAAACCTAAATACCTACAGTCATGACATTATTAACTGCGGAAAGATTGGTTAGATTGGCTTACAAATATCCAAGTTTATCTAACACCTGGTACTTAATTGCCACTGCTTGTTTAACAGTCATAAATCAACCTGATGAAATCCCCAAATTGTATCATTTTGCCTTGCGTCAACAGTTATTACAAGACCCTAAGTCGTCATCTTCTTCCACCTCGTTATTAACTGATAAACATTTGATTCAACTAGCCAAAGATTCAATTGACTCggcaaaaaaatatcaagaTTTGACTGCTGTGGGGATAAATTTACCTGATGTTTTAATTCCCAGCACGTATTATCAAGATTTACCATtagatttcaaattttcgaaaaatgaagatattttccattttcaaGATAAATTGACCGCTAGATTCAGAGAAgtgattttgaaaagtaTTGCATTAGTTGGATTACCCAAAgtaatcaattctttaatgGTTTTAAAAACTGTCACTCCTACAAATTTGAAAGCAGGAAATATTCCTGAACGTCCTTGTATTGTTAATCCTGGTCATATTCCTTCTGCTTCTATTTTAAGTGAAGATGTAAATGGAACAAGATTTGACGATACCAAAGAAAACTTGGTATCAGTAGACACTATTGATGGACCAATATCTCAATCCTCCATCAATACTAAACAAATTCAATCTGATTTAATTCGTGGATCTAATTTTTGGAATTCAGTTTATCGAAACAAAATTAACACCAGGATTAAAAACCAAATGTTTACTGCTTATCCTGATTTATGGTATTTTGCATATCATCATGTTTATTCACCATTATTGAGTTTTACCGATATTATCAGTGCTAAAGAAACTTCAATGTGTGTTGTTGCTTGCTTGATTCCACAGGATGTCAATCCACAATTAAAAGGACATTTGAAAGGGGCATTGAACAATGGAGGTACCAAGgaagaattaaatgatgTTAGATCATTAGTGTTTGATCTTTGTGATTGGAAAGGAGGGATTACTTGGAAGGGTGGTAAAGAAGGTGTTGCAAAATTATAACCTAGAGATAGTTATTTCAATAAACAAAACTGAAGAAATCTtgaatcttttttttttttgtcactTTATTCTTACAATTGCTCTTTATAACCGTGAATAGGGAATGATTTACAATGTCTTTATGTTCTATGCTATATAATGATCTATTTAAAAATGAGCGGGGGTTTCTCTATCTTACTCTTTCGACTCTGGTCGCTTTAACAATTTTATAGGCTTTAAACCTAGTTGTTGAGATTCAACTTTAGTTGTTTGCTGACTGTCTTTAGGTTGagattttggttttctGGATTGCTTTTTTGGGGGAGTGCTGCTCAGTTGTTCATCTTTTGATTCAGGTTTACTGCTTTTAGATGTAGGTTTATTAgcttttgattttgttgcCTTCAGTGGTTTTGCAACCTCAGTTTTCTCATCAGAAGTCGTACCACTCTTAGATTCTGTTtgtttctttgtcttttcGGATGTATCTTTCGGCTTCTTAGATCTTCTTGGTCgtttctttatttctttaGTACCTTCATCTGTCAGCTTACTTCCATTCAGTTTCTTGCTTAACTTCACATCTTCCTGTCCTTTTGTATCCTTATTTACCAGTTTATCCTTTGATACGTCTTCTCcatttttcagtttttcAGGCTTTTCTTTGCCCTTGTCTTTAGTCTTTTCCTTAGATTTATCTTTCTCCTTACTCTTCTCCCTTGACACTGTCGttgctttttctttggaCGACTTCTTGgctttcaatttctttctctcCTTAGATGATTTTGAAGTACTACTAACAGCTTTACTagattctttctttttagtactcttgttgattttaattaaatcaaattgatcaatttcattgttgataaacatcaaaaatttcttataaatttcattattcaCTAAATCATCTcgtttcaaattctttttcgATTCTTTTAGTGTCTTTTGTGATGTGTTGGCACTAGTATCGACCATTTTATGAAATAAAGCCTTTTCAATCACAGgaattattgaatcaaattcgTTTTCAAATGGTTTctcttttaaaaaattcaaaaattctaAACTATCATGTTGATTGGAAAAATTAACATAAGCTCGAGAATAAATGGGGACTTCAAAATTAGTTTTTGGATAATGTCCTTGAATATAATAGAATTGACAAATCTTACTAGCATGATAAGGATAATATGTTGCTAATTGGTTTAGAAATTCAGATTCAGTTAATGATGGAGGTAATAATCGAATGACAAATTTGTTATTTGGAGAAATTATAGGAACTGAAGTGGAAGatgaagttgttgttgtagttgttggAGTTCCTGTTGTCGTTGACGACAAAGATGGGGATTTCGATAGTATTCCAGGAGCAGGGCCTGACCTTCTTGGTGTTATAGATGCCATAAGTGAATCGATATTGCTTGGGGCTTTGTTCTTCTTAGTATTTATGGTTTTATGTCATttacttcttttttaagcttttttttttcttttttcattctcttaaatttaattgtaCCCTCGAACCGGATTTTTATTAGGAGGAACTTATTATGAGAAAAGCGAGAGAGAAGAGAACTCATacaaaaatagaaaattcTAATAATCTAACAATCTAACAATCTAATTCAAAGATCTTATCTCAACACCCTTCAACGATGAGTGTGGTTCAgtttattaatgaaatcaatcaaaCATACAGTATATCAGACAATCgtcaaaaaattgatc
This genomic stretch from Candida albicans SC5314 chromosome 1, complete sequence harbors:
- a CDS encoding mitochondrial 54S ribosomal protein mL43 (Ortholog(s) have structural constituent of ribosome activity and mitochondrial large ribosomal subunit localization) translates to MPIKAIPKVSIARNGIGAFVNPCHRITVQYCNWGGSSTHLRELLTNGGLNNYAKSKPDIFFEIKQLRGHPKLIFHYNNNVTKEVEIKNIKQNEIIKTLTEYSQRSGNELFKFNHKVKSINDSVRGIWSPLQVPKGYRHKI
- a CDS encoding uncharacterized protein (Predicted essential RNA-binding G protein; ortholog an effector of mating response pathway in S. cerevisiae; mainly associated with nuclear envelope and ER; flow model and Spider biofilm repressed), translated to MPTPAEIIAARLNRADATQNVYEEEEEEVVTSTETTPSTNAKPSITDEAAFPTLGGKKSASPVISNTGGASSWGPSMKTPVRSSTASPVPTPVQQTTPKPTNGIKSKVSTIQEAFSLDVEDQLNVARPEFIKILTFVKQETKTNIECTTSQHTKKRTFLITGRPDEVKLAKRLVIKKLTKPVKISFNIPAKLRSRVIGQGGKTLKPIIQANEVKIEIGDQVEGEDTGDDGTEEDEDEEEDIFAKTVQVTIDGDVEGSKRAKNAILAIVKEETKNLSAKVSVNETIKPFASKELKSIVDKYPTLEFAIPDYKSNRHTIIIVGERDLVLEAKPEVKAALEKLSNKVVVEEVPIPKIKQQFLPIEQVFEEHNVLIQLPKDGEGKVKFIGDKKKIAAAQASAKKTTSQYKVEILDMSKAHKGNLKHVKAVASVLTKTGVFDEIAKANDVTIHVPSSKDLESSATIPIEIVSKGDDEHIKVAKKAIVNQVNKITPDLTKTIEDIDEFLLNKVDETIKDVAKQQGVEYVVSGKIITLFNFQQSNEDAEDFDDVSDPDSAFKKVDEALNKLRELAANLTSATLSVPSKEQDQVSGPRGTTLKSILASVEPNTVTVELHQPTSDEVYIHGIKSSVATVKKEIESVLADAKEFGNEYSTTIQVPSQVLSRLIGKNGANLNQIRDEFGTRIDVPLEKDESKDKSSSKTEVTITGVKRNVEETKTKVSALAKRWADETLVRLRVESQYHRRMIGPRAVYINRLQDKYNVKIRFPSENSANFADAPNSKDEVTIKGPSKGVAKAEEELKELYAFEKENGFKQVVQIPLKAIARVIGKAGETINDIADGTGVEYTFNRDSEETKGHSEVELTGSKSALKEAVAKIQEIIDEVENFVSRSIKVEPIYHRDLIGPGGSIMKEIISKAGGDEVPRNRQYKLLNIPNEGSGSNEVTSQGDKNIVDKIIAAIEKIVEEKRASVTQEIDLPKEKHRLIIGPNGTIRHSLQSEFGVTIEIPRPNDESTVVKITGLPDKIDSAKAKIEELTKDDWNESIDVPAAYHVLVSERGAIFKKLKNDFNVEVAHGNFTRLANKLSAAPIPTPPESAYPQKDGELFKFTIVDANDSASATTAAASEEIIPWRLKGSEEATAKAAKFINEKLDLAKNSKSIGWFYASQPSVFSKVIGPQGSKVNQIRKKSNTFITVPRATDKNAANFIYLVGDEDNLNIAKKEIESLL
- the MUP1 gene encoding Mup1p (Putative high affinity methionine permease; alkaline upregulated by Rim101; Spider biofilm induced), whose amino-acid sequence is MGFTDLYKPSESPEKRSDTNTDNLSEYSTDHEIEAGVQLDQNVKQIGIISATFLIINRCIGAGIFATGSTIYTLSGSVGTSLILWVAGTLIAFAGLLVYMEFGSVLTRNGSEVVYLQHIYKSPRFLVISSYAVYALTMPWTAGNSVVTGEYILTAAGKEVTQWNSRGIALAVVTFAFLINAINAKAGLFMANTLGSFKIVIILFIIITGWVGLGNGIKTGHFEPTHNFHNAFEGQTPTGYGICVALYNVIWSFVGYSNASYALGEVKNPMKVLKVSAPLALLGIAIAYMLVNIAYYAVVPVDVIAASKRILVADFFYYAFGSKASKAAAVFVALSAWGNVMSVIFSQGRIITQLGRSGVIPFSRFFGSSKPFNTPFTGLLEHWIIGVIFICAVPPGDSYNFILNLVSYPLNVINTLLGAGLVWIYIRKYQGKYEWNPKIKATFPVAVFFFLSSLYLVAAPYIPPSEGQSVYEKLPYWLHAVVTWGVFGLGGIYWVIWTQLLPRFGGYKLVEKEVLGEDGFWRNKIYKVSKDSTEEEIQQQVEAAVEAEGNKLK
- a CDS encoding uncharacterized protein (Protein of unknown function; Spider biofilm induced) translates to MTLLTAERLVRLAYKYPSLSNTWYLIATACLTVINQPDEIPKLYHFALRQQLLQDPKSSSSSTSLLTDKHLIQLAKDSIDSAKKYQDLTAVGINLPDVLIPSTYYQDLPLDFKFSKNEDIFHFQDKLTARFREVILKSIALVGLPKVINSLMVLKTVTPTNLKAGNIPERPCIVNPGHIPSASILSEDVNGTRFDDTKENLVSVDTIDGPISQSSINTKQIQSDLIRGSNFWNSVYRNKINTRIKNQMFTAYPDLWYFAYHHVYSPLLSFTDIISAKETSMCVVACLIPQDVNPQLKGHLKGALNNGGTKEELNDVRSLVFDLCDWKGGITWKGGKEGVAKL
- a CDS encoding uncharacterized protein (Ortholog(s) have mRNA binding activity, role in DNA recombination, nuclear-transcribed mRNA catabolic process, 3'-5' exonucleolytic nonsense-mediated decay, protein ubiquitination and cytoplasm, nucleolus, polysome localization) codes for the protein MASITPRRSGPAPGILSKSPSLSSTTTGTPTTTTTTSSSTSVPIISPNNKFVIRLLPPSLTESEFLNQLATYYPYHASKICQFYYIQGHYPKTNFEVPIYSRAYVNFSNQHDSLEFLNFLKEKPFENEFDSIIPVIEKALFHKMVDTSANTSQKTLKESKKNLKRDDLVNNEIYKKFLMFINNEIDQFDLIKINKSTKKKESSKAVSSTSKSSKERKKLKAKKSSKEKATTVSREKSKEKDKSKEKTKDKGKEKPEKSKNGEDVSKDKSVNKDTKGQEDVKLSKKSNGSKSTDEGTKEIKKRPRRSKKPKDTSEKTKKQTESKSGTTSDEKTEVAKPSKATKSKANKPTSKSSKPESKDEQSSSTPPKKQSRKPKSQPKDSQQTTKVESQQLGLKPIKLLKRPESKE